From Solidesulfovibrio carbinoliphilus subsp. oakridgensis, the proteins below share one genomic window:
- a CDS encoding LysR family transcriptional regulator, which translates to MKQNLFDTQALRPLAAVVDAGGFTAAAAGLCKTQAAVSAAIAGLERAAGCRLLQRSRQGCRPTPAGEMVVGYARRILSLLDEAAVALETAKPAGTLRLGVPDEGVAGLVASVVEGLARDCPQGLVDLRCDLSAGLEAALMAGELDAVVVVREPGSARGELVFRDRLVWCVPPGREPHLSRPLPVALFAEGCRTRPMVLAALASAGIAWREVCRASHIAGLTAMAGRGLAVTALARRTVPQGWRVLSSGEGGLPVLPDYEAALILPPRPTPLARRLAGLLLGPSRPERAAPPQDPFLR; encoded by the coding sequence ATGAAGCAGAATCTTTTCGACACCCAGGCCCTGCGCCCCCTGGCCGCAGTGGTGGATGCAGGCGGATTCACAGCCGCGGCGGCCGGACTCTGCAAGACGCAGGCGGCCGTCAGCGCGGCCATTGCCGGCCTGGAGCGGGCGGCGGGCTGTCGGCTGCTCCAGCGGTCGCGCCAGGGCTGCCGGCCGACCCCGGCCGGAGAGATGGTGGTCGGCTATGCCCGCCGCATCCTAAGTCTTTTGGATGAGGCGGCCGTGGCTCTGGAAACGGCCAAGCCGGCCGGGACGTTGCGGCTTGGGGTGCCGGACGAAGGCGTGGCCGGACTGGTCGCTTCGGTAGTCGAGGGACTGGCCCGGGACTGCCCGCAGGGGCTGGTCGATCTGCGGTGCGATTTGTCGGCCGGGCTCGAAGCGGCGCTTATGGCCGGGGAGCTGGATGCGGTGGTGGTGGTCCGCGAGCCCGGAAGCGCTCGGGGGGAACTGGTCTTTCGCGACCGGCTGGTGTGGTGTGTGCCGCCCGGCCGGGAGCCGCATCTGTCGCGTCCGCTGCCGGTGGCTCTTTTCGCCGAGGGCTGCCGGACCCGGCCCATGGTTCTGGCCGCCCTGGCCAGCGCCGGCATCGCCTGGCGCGAGGTCTGCCGGGCCTCGCACATCGCGGGGCTCACCGCCATGGCCGGCCGGGGCCTGGCCGTGACGGCCCTGGCCCGGCGGACGGTCCCCCAAGGCTGGCGGGTCCTTTCGTCCGGGGAGGGCGGTCTGCCGGTGTTGCCGGATTACGAGGCGGCCCTCATTCTGCCGCCTCGGCCCACACCGCTTGCCCGGCGGCTGGCCGGCCTGCTCCTCGGTCCGTCCCGCCCGGAGCGGGCCGCCCCGCCCCAGGACCCATTTCTTCGTTAA
- a CDS encoding DMT family transporter: MVASLAPALFVFLWSTGFVVARAIVPYADPSLFLTARFALAGLVLAGCALAARASWPGARHAAGHLAAGGLLHGLYLAASYRAVALGLSPGVMALFGALQPPLTTLCGVYFFRERPDWRLWLGMLAGLAGVGVVVWPGLSSGGGDGGLPPVSPTMIGLALAGVSAITIGALVQKSSLARADLRAAGALQHAGGAVVTALLAVVWDETRFVPSLPLFGALAWGVGGLSVGGASLLVWLVRRGEASRAVSLLFLAPPLAAAEAWLLFGARLGPAQLAGFALALGGVVLARRMPAAGKG, encoded by the coding sequence ATGGTCGCATCCCTTGCTCCTGCCCTGTTCGTTTTCCTCTGGTCCACCGGGTTTGTGGTGGCCCGGGCTATCGTGCCCTACGCCGACCCAAGCCTGTTTCTGACCGCCCGGTTTGCCCTGGCCGGACTCGTTTTGGCCGGGTGCGCCCTGGCGGCCCGGGCGTCCTGGCCGGGCGCCCGACACGCGGCCGGTCATCTGGCCGCCGGCGGGCTCCTTCACGGCCTCTATCTCGCGGCCAGCTACCGGGCCGTGGCTCTGGGGCTTTCTCCGGGCGTCATGGCCCTTTTCGGAGCCCTCCAGCCGCCCCTGACCACCCTTTGCGGCGTATACTTTTTCCGTGAGCGGCCGGACTGGCGGCTCTGGCTCGGCATGTTGGCCGGCCTGGCCGGCGTCGGCGTGGTGGTTTGGCCCGGCCTGTCGTCCGGCGGAGGCGACGGCGGCCTGCCGCCGGTGTCGCCGACAATGATCGGCCTGGCCCTTGCCGGTGTATCGGCCATCACCATCGGCGCGCTCGTCCAGAAATCCTCCCTGGCCCGGGCCGACCTGCGGGCGGCGGGCGCGCTCCAGCATGCCGGCGGGGCCGTGGTCACGGCGCTCCTCGCGGTGGTGTGGGACGAGACGCGGTTCGTGCCGTCCCTGCCCCTCTTCGGGGCCCTGGCCTGGGGAGTGGGCGGCCTGTCCGTCGGCGGGGCGAGCCTGCTCGTCTGGCTGGTGCGGCGGGGGGAGGCGTCGCGGGCGGTATCCTTGCTCTTTCTGGCCCCGCCCCTGGCGGCCGCCGAGGCCTGGCTCCTTTTCGGGGCCCGGCTCGGGCCAGCACAACTGGCCGGTTTCGCCCTGGCCCTTGGCGGCGTGGTCCTGGCCAGGAGGATGCCGGCGGCAGGCAAGGGATGA
- a CDS encoding YwbE family protein, producing the protein MAGGTNRADIRPGLRVAIVLKKDQRTGALTEGVVKDILTKSPYHSRGIKVRLADGQIGRVHAILGPAA; encoded by the coding sequence ATGGCAGGCGGCACCAATCGCGCCGACATCCGGCCCGGCCTTCGTGTGGCCATTGTGCTCAAAAAGGACCAGCGCACGGGCGCGCTGACCGAGGGCGTGGTCAAGGACATCCTGACCAAGTCCCCGTACCATTCGCGTGGCATCAAGGTCCGTCTGGCCGACGGCCAGATCGGCCGGGTCCACGCGATCCTCGGCCCTGCGGCCTGA
- a CDS encoding class I SAM-dependent methyltransferase → MPPLQEFLALAQSIAPEHRYRTVYDTDFSVLVPGKEAIDADTLQVFSRIGFAGRTVVDLGCNFGFFTFEASRLGAARVLGVDREARVLAGCELLKKHFKIDNVAFERHDLDDPDSTLPARQFDIAMLVEFIGKTFVVENRVAPALAFLERLSRRELIVSVQKIYWIRKELGTTPGKLREVYPEKYVQGGDFLLLEYVCDCLAPRWRMEPLSPMAEGYEKPRKFLRFVPA, encoded by the coding sequence ATGCCCCCTTTGCAGGAATTTTTGGCCCTCGCCCAGTCCATCGCTCCCGAACACCGCTACCGAACCGTCTACGACACGGATTTTTCCGTGCTCGTGCCCGGCAAGGAAGCCATCGACGCCGACACCTTGCAGGTCTTTTCGCGGATAGGGTTCGCCGGCCGCACGGTGGTCGATCTTGGCTGCAACTTCGGATTTTTCACCTTCGAGGCCAGCCGGCTCGGGGCGGCGAGGGTGCTCGGCGTGGACCGGGAGGCCCGGGTGCTGGCCGGTTGCGAACTCTTAAAGAAACACTTTAAGATCGACAACGTCGCCTTCGAGCGCCACGATCTCGACGATCCGGACAGTACCTTGCCGGCCCGGCAGTTCGACATCGCCATGCTGGTGGAATTCATTGGCAAAACGTTTGTGGTCGAAAACCGGGTGGCTCCGGCCCTGGCCTTTCTGGAGCGTCTTTCCCGGCGCGAACTGATCGTTTCGGTCCAGAAGATCTACTGGATCCGAAAGGAACTCGGCACCACGCCCGGGAAGCTTCGCGAGGTCTATCCGGAGAAGTACGTGCAGGGGGGCGACTTTCTGCTTCTGGAGTACGTGTGCGATTGCCTGGCCCCGCGCTGGCGCATGGAGCCGCTTTCGCCCATGGCCGAGGGCTACGAGAAACCCCGCAAGTTCCTGCGGTTCGTCCCGGCCTGA
- the uvrC gene encoding excinuclease ABC subunit UvrC, with translation MYDFEPKNFPTSPGVYLMKGGKGKILYVGKAKNLRARLGSYFRGETGHTVKTAALVGRIEAVDVLLTASEKEALLLESSLIKKHRPRYNVVLKDDKNYILFKLDKRSDFPRLAFTRRVERDGATYFGPFTSAAAARTTWKELGRVFPLRKCGDRTLHNRVRPCLYYFIGQCLAPCVLPVEPQEYMTLVRRVEAFLTGRSAEILRAVQKEMEEAAERLAFEQAAKLRDLLKAMRRTVEGQATVLTRLVDMDVVNMAATEHGVGLCVLFVRQGRLLDRKTFFFPGVEAAEADAVAVTALVQFYRPGSFIAPRVVVPATLAPVAIGASGPPDPVRPGEAGRPDPTGETDARGGDPGASDVGGGEGQREGASPGEAAEDAAAYGVGGESGGAGQSPEAADAAGAVMGEGSEEGGGDGQALAEILAERRGAGVRLGPPRGREERQLLEMAAVNARRAAEEAAKAAEGDILPSLARKFGLPALSRIEAVDVSHLGGKGVRVGMVVFEDGTPQKSDYRAYAFPELEGTSDDYLALATFAAKRAASGPPWPDLLLIDGGKGQLEAVSRSLTEAGVAGAFALASIAKGERRSQNEMDDVIYVPGRKNPLSLRSGSPELLFLQRVRDTVHDFSIGRQRRARNTASLQSTVLELPGVGPKTARLLWEAFGSVTAMRAAGAGEIMAKTGLGPRRAAAVAAALAALAD, from the coding sequence ATGTACGATTTTGAACCGAAAAATTTTCCCACGTCGCCTGGGGTTTACCTCATGAAGGGAGGCAAGGGGAAAATTCTTTACGTGGGCAAGGCCAAAAATCTCCGGGCCAGGCTGGGCTCGTATTTTCGCGGGGAAACCGGGCACACGGTCAAGACGGCCGCCCTGGTCGGACGCATCGAGGCCGTGGACGTGCTGCTCACGGCCTCGGAAAAGGAGGCGCTCCTCCTCGAGTCGAGTCTCATCAAAAAGCACCGCCCCCGCTACAATGTGGTGCTCAAGGACGACAAGAACTACATCCTTTTCAAACTCGACAAGCGTTCGGATTTCCCCCGGCTGGCCTTCACCCGGCGGGTGGAGCGCGACGGGGCCACCTATTTCGGCCCCTTCACCTCGGCCGCCGCCGCCAGGACCACCTGGAAGGAGCTCGGCCGGGTCTTCCCGCTTCGAAAGTGCGGCGACCGCACGCTCCACAACCGGGTGCGGCCCTGCCTCTACTACTTCATCGGCCAGTGTCTGGCCCCGTGCGTCCTGCCCGTGGAGCCGCAGGAGTACATGACGCTGGTGCGCCGGGTGGAGGCGTTTCTGACCGGCCGGTCGGCCGAGATCCTGCGGGCCGTGCAGAAGGAGATGGAGGAGGCGGCCGAGAGGCTGGCCTTCGAGCAGGCGGCCAAGCTGCGCGATCTGTTAAAAGCCATGCGGCGCACCGTGGAGGGCCAAGCCACGGTGCTGACCCGGCTTGTGGACATGGACGTGGTCAACATGGCCGCAACCGAGCACGGGGTCGGGCTGTGCGTGCTTTTCGTGCGCCAGGGCCGGCTCCTTGACCGCAAGACGTTTTTTTTCCCGGGCGTGGAGGCGGCCGAGGCCGACGCGGTCGCCGTCACCGCCCTGGTCCAGTTCTACCGGCCGGGGAGCTTCATCGCGCCGCGCGTGGTGGTGCCGGCGACCCTGGCGCCGGTAGCCATCGGAGCTTCCGGTCCTCCGGACCCGGTCCGTCCCGGGGAAGCCGGGAGGCCGGACCCAACCGGGGAGACCGACGCGAGGGGCGGCGATCCTGGCGCATCTGACGTGGGTGGCGGCGAGGGCCAGCGGGAGGGGGCCAGCCCGGGCGAGGCGGCCGAAGATGCGGCCGCTTACGGCGTCGGCGGCGAGAGCGGCGGAGCCGGCCAGAGCCCGGAGGCCGCAGACGCGGCCGGAGCCGTCATGGGCGAGGGCAGCGAAGAGGGCGGCGGCGATGGCCAGGCCCTGGCCGAGATCCTGGCCGAACGCCGGGGCGCGGGCGTGCGCCTGGGGCCGCCCCGGGGCCGGGAGGAACGCCAGCTTCTGGAGATGGCCGCGGTCAACGCCCGGCGCGCCGCCGAGGAGGCGGCCAAGGCGGCGGAAGGCGACATCCTCCCGTCCCTTGCCCGTAAGTTCGGCCTGCCGGCCCTTTCCCGCATCGAGGCCGTGGACGTCTCGCATTTGGGAGGAAAAGGGGTGCGCGTCGGCATGGTCGTCTTCGAGGACGGGACGCCCCAAAAAAGCGACTACCGGGCCTATGCCTTCCCGGAACTCGAAGGCACGTCCGACGACTATCTGGCCCTGGCCACCTTTGCCGCCAAACGGGCGGCCTCCGGCCCGCCCTGGCCGGATCTGCTTCTTATCGACGGCGGCAAGGGCCAGCTCGAGGCTGTCTCAAGAAGCCTGACCGAGGCCGGGGTGGCCGGGGCCTTTGCCCTGGCCTCCATCGCCAAGGGCGAACGGCGGTCCCAAAACGAGATGGACGACGTGATCTACGTGCCTGGCCGCAAAAATCCGCTGTCTCTGCGATCCGGTTCGCCGGAACTCCTTTTCTTGCAGCGCGTGCGCGATACGGTCCATGATTTTTCCATCGGCCGCCAGCGCCGGGCCAGGAACACGGCGAGCCTTCAAAGCACGGTGCTGGAACTGCCGGGCGTGGGGCCGAAGACCGCCCGGCTCTTGTGGGAGGCCTTTGGCTCGGTTACGGCCATGCGGGCGGCCGGCGCCGGGGAGATCATGGCCAAGACGGGCCTTGGACCCAGACGGGCCGCGGCCGTGGCAGCCGCCTTGGCGGCCCTGGCCGATTGA
- a CDS encoding TIGR00725 family protein, with the protein MSGKRPRRVSVIGAGTCDAAVYEAARLLGRLLAGHGCDIVCGGLGGVMAGVCQGAREAGGRTIGILPGDDPAAANPFVNVPIVTGMGIARNVLVVKNGDAVVALSGGAGTLSEIGLALKLGRPVVALGPYGTLPGVRSAKTPEEAAAMVAAFCRDDQLSES; encoded by the coding sequence ATGAGCGGGAAACGACCCAGACGGGTTTCGGTCATCGGCGCGGGAACGTGCGACGCGGCCGTCTACGAGGCGGCCCGTCTCCTCGGACGCCTGCTGGCCGGACACGGCTGCGACATCGTCTGCGGCGGCCTTGGCGGGGTCATGGCCGGCGTGTGCCAAGGCGCGCGCGAGGCCGGCGGCCGGACCATCGGCATCCTGCCCGGCGACGACCCGGCCGCGGCCAATCCCTTTGTGAATGTGCCCATTGTGACGGGCATGGGTATCGCTCGAAACGTTTTGGTGGTAAAAAACGGGGACGCGGTCGTGGCCCTGTCCGGCGGGGCCGGGACCTTGTCGGAAATCGGCCTGGCCCTGAAACTCGGCCGGCCCGTGGTGGCCCTTGGGCCGTATGGGACGCTTCCCGGCGTCCGGTCCGCGAAAACCCCGGAAGAAGCCGCGGCCATGGTGGCGGCGTTTTGCCGGGACGATCAGCTGTCGGAGTCGTGA